The Benincasa hispida cultivar B227 chromosome 9, ASM972705v1, whole genome shotgun sequence genome has a segment encoding these proteins:
- the LOC120084666 gene encoding poly(A) ribonuclease pop2-like produces the protein MDLIRQVWSHNLYQELAILNVYLSRFSVIVIDTEFPDFIRSTPRGAPEEHLYQDLKFNLNLLKILQLMVIKSMMESVVEFAIIAQRFLGTVSDLKYMIRNCEYLLNGELGLKKLTKLLNIVNDIPTHQLAGFDSLLIAFAYAKMKKMYEFSSENLDGFLYGLYYRIRGHKIHWFNPYYLHWACFAHSLFCGYVIV, from the exons ATGGACTTGATTCGACAAGTTTGGTCTCATAATCTTTATCAAGAATTAGCCATTCTTAATGTCTATCTTTCtagattttcagtaattgtcATTGACACCGAATTTCCTGACTTTATCCGATCCACTCCGAGAGGTGCTCCTGAGGAACATCTCTACCAAGATTTGAAATTCAACTTAAACCTTTTGAAAATTCTTCAA CTAATGGTGATCAAATCCATGATGGAGTCTGTAGTGGAGTTTGCCATCATAGCTCAACGTTTCCTTGGTACAGTCAGTGATCTAAAGTACATGATTCGCAATTGCGAATACTTACTGAATGGTGAACTTGGACTCAAAAAACTTACTAAGTTACTCAATATTGTGAATGACATTCCTACCCATCAACTTGCTGGTTTTGATAGTTTATTGATAGCTTTTGCGTATgcgaagatgaagaagatgtatGAGTTTTCGTCGGAAAATCTCGATGGGTTCTTGTATGGTTTATATTATAGAATTCGGGGACATAAGATCCATTGGTTCAATCCATATTACCTACATTGGGCATGCTTTGCTCATAGTTTGTTTTGTGGTTATGTCATTGTTTAG